In Clostridium sporogenes, one genomic interval encodes:
- a CDS encoding helix-turn-helix transcriptional regulator — MSKVGNVFKMLILLKSRGKMKINDIARELEVDERQVRRYRNDLEQAGIYIEYTSGRYGGYQYEEQDYLLDLNLTKEERSVILMALEQLKYDNFICYRDFKLIVDKINCLSERENNDLIHAEYFIKNTRINYNYEREKNIWIDINAAIITRNKIKIKYNSLNTGEKERIVRPYAVFQYKGSMYFVGYCELRQKIREFKISRIMSYEILGEKFERAHNFNFKEYMKDCFGIFKDEEIELKLKIKHPMSQIVKERIWADNQKIIDIEDKAIMFQAKVRGITEVKSWILSMGQSVEVLEPKSLRRNIENEIEKMIKIYKKVNWDLNMSGL, encoded by the coding sequence GAAAAATGAAAATAAATGATATCGCTAGAGAACTAGAAGTCGATGAAAGACAGGTTAGAAGATATAGAAATGACTTAGAACAAGCGGGTATATACATAGAATATACTTCTGGAAGATATGGTGGATATCAATATGAAGAACAGGATTATTTATTAGACCTCAACTTAACAAAGGAAGAGCGGTCTGTAATATTAATGGCTTTAGAACAACTAAAATATGATAATTTTATATGTTATAGGGATTTCAAATTAATAGTAGATAAAATTAATTGCTTAAGTGAAAGAGAAAATAATGATTTAATACATGCAGAGTATTTCATTAAAAATACTAGGATAAATTATAATTATGAACGAGAGAAAAATATATGGATAGATATAAACGCGGCCATTATAACTAGAAACAAAATTAAAATAAAGTATAATTCTTTAAATACAGGTGAAAAGGAAAGAATAGTTAGACCTTATGCGGTATTTCAATATAAAGGTTCAATGTATTTTGTTGGATATTGTGAATTGAGACAAAAGATTAGAGAGTTTAAAATATCTAGAATAATGAGTTATGAGATATTAGGTGAAAAATTTGAAAGAGCTCATAATTTTAATTTTAAAGAATATATGAAGGATTGCTTTGGAATATTTAAAGATGAAGAAATAGAATTAAAACTTAAAATAAAACACCCTATGTCTCAAATTGTAAAAGAAAGAATATGGGCGGATAATCAAAAAATAATTGATATAGAAGACAAAGCTATAATGTTTCAAGCGAAAGTAAGAGGAATTACAGAAGTGAAAAGTTGGATATTAAGTATGGGACAAAGTGTTGAAGTTTTAGAGCCTAAGAGCCTTAGAAGAAATATAGAAAATGAAATAGAAAAAATGATAAAAATTTATAAAAAAGTAAATTGGGACCTAAATATGTCCGGGTTATAA